The genome window ACTTACGCTCCAAGTTGGTCGTTGAATCCAAGTGAGCGAAGGCTGTTGCTGGCGCAGGGTCAGTATAGTCATCCGCTGGCACATAGATAGCCTGGATAGAGGTTACAGAACCTTTCTTAGTTGATGTGATACGTTCTTGCAATTGACCCATTTCCGTAGCAAGTGTTGGTTGGTAACCAACGGCTGAAGGCATACGACCCAAAAGGGCAGATACTTCTGAACCAGCTTGAGTGAAACGGAATATATTGTCGATAAAGAGAAGCACATCTTGGCCTTCTACATCACGGAAGTATTCGGCAATTGTCAAACCAGTAAGGGCGACACGCATACGTGCTCCTGGTGGCTCATTCATCTGACCAAATACCATGGCTGTTTTCTCGATAACGCCTGACTCTTTCATTTCCCAGTAAAGGTCATTCCCTTCACGAGTACGTTCCCCAACACCGGTAAATACCGAAATACCACCGTGTTCTTGAGCAATATTGTGAATCAATTCTTGGATCAAGACGGTTTTACCAACTCCGGCACCACCAAAGAGTCCAACTTTCCCACCTTTAAGGTAAGGGGCAAGAAGGTCGATAACCTTAATCCCAGTTTCGAGAATTTCAGAAGACGTAGACAACTCATCAAAAGTTGGAGCTTTTTTATGAATTGGCTGACGCTCAGCGTCTTCAGCAAAAGGAGCATCCAAGTCAATGGTATCTCCCAAAACATTGAAGACACGTCCCAAAGTTTCTTTACCTACTGGCACAGAGATTGGACGACCTGTGTCCAAAACTTCCATTCCACGAGTCAAACCATCTGTTGAT of Streptococcus oralis contains these proteins:
- the atpD gene encoding F0F1 ATP synthase subunit beta; translation: MSSGKIAQVIGPVVDVLFAAGETLPEINNALVVYKNDERKTKIVLEVALELGDGMVRTIAMESTDGLTRGMEVLDTGRPISVPVGKETLGRVFNVLGDTIDLDAPFAEDAERQPIHKKAPTFDELSTSSEILETGIKVIDLLAPYLKGGKVGLFGGAGVGKTVLIQELIHNIAQEHGGISVFTGVGERTREGNDLYWEMKESGVIEKTAMVFGQMNEPPGARMRVALTGLTIAEYFRDVEGQDVLLFIDNIFRFTQAGSEVSALLGRMPSAVGYQPTLATEMGQLQERITSTKKGSVTSIQAIYVPADDYTDPAPATAFAHLDSTTNLERKLVQLGIYPAVDPLASSSRALAPEIVGEEHYAVAAEVKRVLQRYHELQDIIAILGMDELSDEEKTLVARARRIQFFLSQNFNVAEQFTGQPGSYVPVAETVRGFKEILDGKHDHLPEDAFRGVGSIEDVIAKAEKMGF